AGGTTGCAGGCCATGTCACTATTTTACGGGAGgtgaagtgtcaaaaacacatttaaattattattttttttagttttatatcTTAATTATTGAAAGTGTGACTATCactcattaattttaaaaaatgtataattataacaataattaaatgtaaGAAATTTCTTTAAGGTCAACTTTATGCCGCCCATTCCGTTGAGCTGCCCCGATGTATAAGTAGCAATCCCCGAAACAATTGTTAGAATATAAAGTCAGCTCGCAGCCCAATAATAAACAGAATGAGACtctaggaaaaaaaaaactataagcAAGTATTGATAACTTTGCTTCTAACAAAGCTTGGATTTTCCAGTTTTCAAGTTATGAGATAACATAGCTTGGTCATCGGGCAAAAAACATGATTATTACCTAGTAAAAAGACATACTTTGACCATAAAGCATTTTCCTGCACGATTCTTCTAATTAATTCATTTGCATGAGTGATATATTGGCATAATGTTAAAAGTTATCACTATGTAACAAGGAGGTCATGTATTTAAGTATGcggaaataattttttattgaaatataAGATAATGTTGCGAACATAAAATTCAACGTGATTTTATCCTTTCCATGCTCGTGCATTGTTACGAGTGATAGTTGCAACATGCAGATTCATATAAAcctaataattttaaaatcaaattcataaaattcaaatcgTGAATTCGCACATATAGTTAAAATTTATTTGGATGAGTAACATATTTGTATCCACAAACTTGTTAGCATTCCCTTTATTTCTCCGttgcttttttgagtgtttccGGTTTCATAATTAAAGCCGTCAAATAAAAGCCGTACTCAAACATAAACATTGAACCAATATTTGAccaagtatttatttatttagcaCATGTAAGATACGTTGGTTTTCATGCACATAATTTCTTTATAAACTTTGAAGCAAGCATTCTTATTTGCTTATTAACCAAAACAAATCCCAAATAACTtgtaataatatattatatacaatattattataTCGACGTAcgacttttattattattattatattgttttttttactTACACTTTTCGATTCATTCATGCATTTCTACAATCATTGCCTCAATTACATACAATAATAAATGCAAGAAAGACATCTCAATTTTTCTAAACTCTATAAATACCATGATTAGTTATCCATTTTTCCCAACATCAAAGTATATCATCTTTCATTTTACTCAACATGGCTAAGCTTATAATGTCTTTCATTATTGTCGTCTTTTCTTTtatagttttattcatggaATTATCAAATGCAGCAACAACCTACAATGTGTTAACCTTTGGTGCAAAACCAAATGGCGAAACTGATACAACTCAGGCATTTCTAAAGGCATGGGGAGTTGCATGCAGCTCAGTTGAAGCGGCGACGATTTACGTACCCAAGGGACGTTATCTAATAAAATCAGCAACATTTAGGGGTCCATGTAAAAATAGAATTACTGTAAAGATTGATGGAACTCTTGTTGCACCATTGGATTATTGGGCCATTGGCAACTCTGGCTACTGGCTTTTGTTTATTCAGGTTAATGGAATTTCAGTTATTGGTGGAAATATTGATGCTAAAGGAGATGCTTTTTGGGCTTGCAGGAACTCAGGAAACAATTGTCCAGTTGGAGCTAGGGTATGTTTCTAGTTAATAGCTACTCATGAATATTAGTAATTATTCTCAGTTATAATAGACTAaaccaaattatatatttatatgtgcAAAAAGTATCAAAAGTGTAATTTTAAATGTGCGGTGATAAGAGTTCTACGTGATAAATGAGGGGTGGCCGATCAGCCTCCAAATTACAAGTCATGTCAATAAAAAAAGACAATTTGATACATTCtgcatatctttaatttaaaattacaagattaaaaaaatatatctttttaaaaattcatgtcaaatcaaaatcaaacaaacaaattgaaacaaaagGAGTATTACAAATTACAATAGTAACTTTTCTTCGTTAGGGATAATCTTCTTCCATTCATGAAAAATCGTTCTTTTTTTGTTTGAGGGGTGACAGTTATAGTCGTGGGGATGGTAGAAGAAGAAGTTGAAAAGATCAAACCTTCATGTTGTtgttttaatagaaaaaaaatactgaggtttttacattttaaaaaactCCCTATTTCTAGATTCATTTTCTTGTACATTATTCCTAACCTTTGTATTTGACACCATTTGAAATGGACATAAAAGACATATATATTGTCCTCTTATATTAAATATCTCAatccatttttatttaatataacaAATGTGAAATATGATTACATTATCCTAATTTGTGTTATGTGAAAATTAAGTGCAGTCGATAACCTTCAATTGGGCTAATGATGTTGTGATAAGTGGGTTACTATCAATCAACAGCCAGTTAACACACCTTGTGATCAATAGCTGCAACAATGTAATGGTTCGAAATGTAAAAATAATAGCCCCAGACCAAAGCCCAAACACAGATGGCATTCATGTTCAATCATCAACAGGTGTTACTATCATAGGTTGTAGAATCAAAACTGGAGATGATTGTATATCTATTGGTCCTGGTACAACAAATCTTTGGATGGAGAAAATTCTATGTGGACCTGGACATGGTATTAGGTAACTACTTCATCTTACTATCATGACAAcaacatatatctatatatatatatatatatatatatatatataccttttcATGTGTAAgcctatttcttttttatatagGAAATAAagcatgtaattttttttataatgggATGATTATGGGATTCGACCAAGGATTTCTGCCTGCTACTTTGGATATATATTGAttgtatatttaaaataaaattatgtttatataaattaaactaCATAGAAAaactaaatcaaaatcttcCATAATCactataaatttataaaatgtgtgataaatagtagtaataattgAGCGATGGTGTGACTACTAACCTTCACTAGTTCAAGAGAAGGACTAGGGATGTCACTTGGCTACATGGATATGATCTTCCAATAAATTAAAGAGGAAAGTGTTATCTCGATTATGTTTACTCTTTACTTGTCaactatattaaaatatatttttacttttacttgtcaTCTTTAGCATattaagataaaaatatatattttttcatactttaCCCTTAGAATTAATTAGTCATTCTCCAAATCATTTACTAATATCTAagattatatatcaattaatatggatATCTGGTAAAAGAGAGAGTTATTCATAGTTCATAGTGGACAAGTAGAAGTGAAGAGAGAGAGTTATTCATAGTTCATTTTTGTCGTTTCACCCAAAATCATTAGACGTAAGGTGAGCACAATATATGTAGACAAAAGTTGCTTGACAAAGTATAGAGTATAATACTTAATTAgacacataattttatatgagGACATTGTATTGTTTTGTGTATTGCAGCATTGGAAGTCTAGGAAGGGATTATGAAGAAGATGGGGTACAGAATGTGACATTAGCTTACTCAATATTCACAGGATCTGATAATGGATTAAGAATAAAATCTTGGGCAAGACCCACCACCAGTTTTGTCAAAAACATTAATTATCGTAACATAGTCATGAAGTACGTCGATAATCCAATCATCATTGATCAGAATTATTGCCCAAATAGCCAAGATTGTCCAGGACAGGTAACACTTGTGATCAATCCTCTTTAAGAAAAATGTAATTTGCACTACTTTTTCACCTTTAAAGTTTACAAGTATTGATCATTTTCATTATTTGTTGTGCTAGCTGATGGAGGAAATAATGAATCCAAGTTGTAATTTCATTTTTGCAGACTTCTGGTGTAAAGATTAGTGAAGTGACATACAAAAATATACAAGGGACGTCGACAACTGAAGTTGCTATGAACTTCGACTGCAGCCCTAGCAATCCATGCCAAGGAATCCAGATACAAGACATAAAGCTCACTTATATGAACAAAAAGGCAAAATCATTTTGCAACAACGTTCAAGGAATTAAAAAAGGACTCATTTTGCCTGATACTTGTATATGAATATACTTTTCATTACCatgtatatttatttctttatactAGTTAAGTGTACGTGTTTTGTATATGTGTATCgcgttaattaataataaatatatataaaaaataaattattgcgTCTACGTTATATCATtaagtacaatttttttttaaataacataaaatttttaaGATAAAAAGTATACTTAAAGAGGAGAATGATAACTCACCATCACACTATCGATTAAAGAGCAAAATTGAACATTATATGTGGTATATAAATTGATATATTTACCTTATATTTAACTCTTTCATCCAACTTGGCTTCCATTTCTAATAGTGACACATAAAAAATactaatgaaaaataattttttttaaatcaactgaaaaataaaaatgacagaatataaaataaaatattatcatttCACCATATTTTTCGAATCTGATCTAATAATAAATAacttaagaataaaaaaaacatatatgtTGTTGAGAGAAATTAAACTTTTAGAATTCTTACTATATGTCTTACCTCTTACTATATATTTTACGActccttaattttttaaatatatttttttctttccatatTTATCTATGActccttaattttttaaatatatttttctctttccatTTAATTTATGActccttaattttttaaatatatttttctctttccatATTATTTTACGActccttaattattaattttcctAATAGCTCTTACCCTATATTTTAGAACtccttaatttttaaatatattttcctCTTACCATAAATTCTAGAACTCTTTCATTATTAATTCTCCTAATACATCTTACCATATTTTTTCATCTTACCATATATTTCAAAACTCCTTAATTTTTCCTCATACCTCTCATCATATATTTTAATACtccttaattttaaaaatatatttttcttttaaactaAAATTCTGGTTATTAAAAATCTCCTTATTATAAGAAACTCCTATTATtgagaatttaaatttaaaaatcagtAAGTTATTCTTTATACAAATCCTTTgttatgagcccgtttggatgggctttaagttggtcaaaccaattTATAagtccctttttagcttttggacgtgtttccctaatgctaactttaagccataaagttgtcagtcaaaaataaaaagttaggatttctaattatttttttctaagtgcttaaagccattttgtttgaccataaaaattacttttatatcccttaaattttaactaaatttccaaactaccctttgtattcttttaaccctaaaattcaaacacttattttcaacataagcacttttatccaaacattcaactgcttatttataaaaataactttcagcacttcaaagttctaaaagcatttcatacataaaagttacttttttaagctcatccaaatgggctctatatattaaaatatttaatattccACACTTTgacttttttagattttttttacttaaaaaaCATACGAAATCTTAGTTTAAAAGTAAAAATCCTTATGATTACAAATTGGAATCAGGATTTGCTTcgaataaaataagaaaatatttaaaaagcaaAATTTTAGTCAATTTTAAATTACTAAATAGTAGGAGTTCTATCTTTTTAAGATAAGTAaagattattaattaatttcaaaattttaaatattataataataattaaatgacaactatcaaagaaaaaaatattaaatgataGATGAGGTTCGCAAGACTGAGCTTCACCCGTGgctttcttattatttttttctgttGGCAGGCAgccaaagaaaaattatataataaactcatatttttttaaataagatATTGTTTGAATTAATTTTATCATAAATCTGTCAAATTCTCAATATGAGCggtagtctttggtaaaatgatcataacttttgactccaaactcggaatgaggcaaactcagtggcgttggaaagaggactcaaagacctttaatttgatagttcatgTAACACTAATTTCTTATAGAATAGGAGATATaggcatttgaagttgaccttatTTTGGACTCATACAAAAACTTAGTCGATGGAAATTCTTTGGatttggcttggtgttagagatcccttatgaccttaaaacacatctaatacacttcaaatacttaggaattgatcctaactcatatgtaaaattagaattcgatgagttcaagcctatacacTTTAGAAAAATGGTTTaggtcttggcatagaaattttcgaggtgttacaataacataagaatgactaattaccccatcatAATctcaagaaggatagccaaacctacctcgaatGTCAAAAACATCTCATGACCTCTCTAACTAGAGCTCAATCCACGAATATCGACATCGAATCAATTACCCACTATCAAgtatcaagaatgaaaatattttattaaaaggaGTCTACTGATATCCGTATTGATAGAATTTGGTAACGGAGATAAAATCGTCCAAAAATtgcttaaaatttgaaaaggcagaatctgaaattttatttcaaaaatacatTCTATACATTAAGGGGAATTTGTGGGTGAAAGACCCATAAAATTTTctcaagaaatcaacaagaatcATTGAAAATCCAGATTTGAACTTTGGGGAAAAAATCCCAAAACCCACCtttaaaatacaattttagaataattttagaaGATAAAAATGATGTTAATTGATTTAGGAATGAAGGAAATACTTACTCAAATGAAAACCCTCACGAATTCCTCTAAGAATCGTCTTCCTAAAGCTCTAATTGATTGAAAATGGTAGAATGAGGAAGGATGGATAATTTCCGAATTTACATACTCTTCAGGCATAAATTGTGCATCGCGATCATGAGTCACTTACTCTTGCGATCACGAAGCACCGGGGCTAGATCATCGCGATCGAGGTCCAACCTCTCGCAATTGCGAGGCACAGAAATGGAACCATCCGCGATCGTGTGACAAGTGTCGTGATCGCAAATCATTG
This sequence is a window from Solanum dulcamara chromosome 10, daSolDulc1.2, whole genome shotgun sequence. Protein-coding genes within it:
- the LOC129871516 gene encoding polygalacturonase-like; translation: MAKLIMSFIIVVFSFIVLFMELSNAATTYNVLTFGAKPNGETDTTQAFLKAWGVACSSVEAATIYVPKGRYLIKSATFRGPCKNRITVKIDGTLVAPLDYWAIGNSGYWLLFIQVNGISVIGGNIDAKGDAFWACRNSGNNCPVGARSITFNWANDVVISGLLSINSQLTHLVINSCNNVMVRNVKIIAPDQSPNTDGIHVQSSTGVTIIGCRIKTGDDCISIGPGTTNLWMEKILCGPGHGISIGSLGRDYEEDGVQNVTLAYSIFTGSDNGLRIKSWARPTTSFVKNINYRNIVMKYVDNPIIIDQNYCPNSQDCPGQTSGVKISEVTYKNIQGTSTTEVAMNFDCSPSNPCQGIQIQDIKLTYMNKKAKSFCNNVQGIKKGLILPDTCI